One Ignavibacterium album JCM 16511 genomic region harbors:
- the htpG gene encoding molecular chaperone HtpG, which translates to MAEVQTKKYEFKAEVKKLLDILVHSLYSSREIFLRELISNASDALDKVRFEITKGSEVADKELPLEIKIDFDEKKNTITISDTGIGMTRDELITNIGTIAKSGSEEFLKQLSENKEAANNIIGRFGVGFYSVFMVAKEVIIKSKSFRKDEPAVWWKSDGSGDYEIAELNEPLKKGTIIEIHLRDDAKEFADKYRLEGIIKRHSNFISFPIYLKNEKINTIAALWREPKTSIKPEQYNEFYKFLTHDTEDPLEVIHTSVDAPIQFNALLFIPKRSYEFWRWSKDDYGLDLYVRRVLIQHQNKDLLPEYLSFVKGVVDSEDLPLNISRETLQENIIFTKIANSVTMNVLSHLLKVAKDNPERYNDFWREHGRVFKLGYMDFTNADKYQQLLRFNSSASTDEKELISLDDYVSRMKKDQKEIYFALGSGREAIDLNPHLEIFKSKGLEVLYLYDPVDEFVVTSIRKYKDFEFKSVESVDLKSLEKFDDLTESKENFEPLSKDDEKHFDSLLDKMKKILGDRIKEVIESKRLKDSPSCLINADNSISSTMRKILKMSNTEVNLPSREVILEINKDHKLIRNLLEIFKKNSDDEFIKDTTEQLYESALLLEGNLDDPHKLVNRLNKMLTEASDLYKNKIE; encoded by the coding sequence ATGGCCGAAGTACAAACAAAAAAATATGAATTCAAGGCGGAAGTTAAAAAACTTTTAGACATTCTGGTTCATTCACTTTATTCAAGCCGAGAAATCTTTCTACGTGAACTTATTTCAAATGCTTCTGATGCTCTTGATAAGGTAAGATTTGAAATTACAAAAGGGTCCGAAGTTGCAGACAAAGAATTACCATTAGAAATAAAAATTGATTTCGACGAGAAAAAGAACACTATAACAATTTCTGATACCGGAATTGGAATGACTCGCGATGAGCTTATTACAAATATTGGAACAATTGCTAAATCTGGTTCAGAGGAATTTTTGAAACAACTTTCAGAGAATAAAGAAGCCGCTAACAATATTATTGGAAGATTTGGCGTAGGGTTTTATTCAGTATTTATGGTTGCAAAAGAAGTAATTATTAAATCAAAATCATTTAGAAAGGATGAACCTGCTGTTTGGTGGAAATCTGATGGAAGCGGTGATTATGAAATTGCCGAACTGAATGAACCATTAAAAAAAGGAACAATCATTGAGATTCACTTAAGGGATGATGCGAAAGAATTTGCTGACAAATACAGACTGGAGGGAATAATAAAAAGACACTCTAACTTCATCTCGTTTCCAATTTATCTGAAGAATGAAAAAATAAATACAATAGCTGCTCTTTGGCGTGAACCAAAAACTTCCATCAAACCGGAGCAATACAACGAGTTTTATAAATTCCTGACACACGATACAGAAGATCCTCTTGAAGTGATTCACACTTCTGTTGATGCTCCTATTCAATTCAATGCGTTGTTGTTCATACCAAAAAGAAGTTATGAGTTCTGGCGTTGGAGTAAAGATGATTATGGTTTGGATTTATATGTAAGAAGAGTTCTGATTCAACACCAGAATAAAGATTTACTTCCGGAATATCTTAGCTTCGTTAAAGGCGTTGTAGATTCTGAAGATTTACCGCTTAATATTTCAAGAGAAACTCTTCAAGAAAATATAATCTTCACAAAAATTGCAAACAGTGTTACTATGAATGTCCTTTCTCATCTTTTGAAGGTGGCAAAAGATAATCCGGAAAGATATAATGACTTTTGGAGAGAACACGGAAGAGTTTTCAAGCTTGGTTATATGGATTTCACAAATGCCGACAAATATCAGCAGTTGTTGCGATTTAATTCTTCTGCCAGCACAGATGAGAAAGAGCTTATCTCATTAGATGATTATGTTTCCCGAATGAAGAAAGATCAGAAAGAAATTTATTTTGCATTGGGTTCAGGCAGGGAAGCAATAGATTTGAATCCACATCTTGAGATTTTCAAATCAAAGGGACTAGAAGTTTTATATCTCTACGACCCTGTTGATGAGTTTGTTGTAACTTCAATCAGAAAATACAAAGATTTTGAGTTTAAGTCTGTTGAATCTGTTGACCTAAAATCTTTGGAAAAGTTTGACGATTTAACCGAAAGCAAAGAAAATTTTGAACCCTTATCTAAAGATGATGAAAAACATTTTGATAGCTTGCTTGATAAGATGAAAAAAATCTTGGGAGATCGTATAAAAGAAGTTATAGAATCGAAGCGATTAAAAGACAGTCCATCATGTCTGATTAATGCTGACAATTCAATTTCCTCAACTATGAGGAAAATTTTGAAGATGTCGAATACCGAAGTTAATCTTCCCAGCCGGGAAGTAATTTTGGAAATTAACAAAGACCATAAGCTCATCCGCAACCTTCTTGAAATATTTAAGAAGAACTCTGATGATGAGTTTATTAAAGATACAACAGAGCAACTTTATGAATCAGCTTTGTTACTTGAAGGAAATTTAGATGATCCTCACAAGCTCGTTAACAGACTCAATAAAATGTTAACCGAAGCTAGTGATTTATATAAAAATAAAATTGAATAA
- a CDS encoding J domain-containing protein, translating into MEFKDYYKILGVDKNATQEEIKKAYRKLAMKYHPDRNPGDKSAEEKFKEITEANEVLSDPEKRKKYDTLGANWKQYEHAGHGFDDFFSQFSGTQTGGGRTYTFSGDLGDLFGNLGGFSDFFESFFGSRGRRQTGSFTTSDFQQQATAGGIDLEADLNITLEEAFNGGERIITVDGKKVKIKITPGTKDGQKLRLKGLGRARSHNGQKGDLYLNIHILQHPFYEIKDSDLYYNLDIDLYTAVLGGKEYIRTLDGKTISINIPEGTDSGSILRLKNLGMQKENGRGDLFVRINVTVPKNLTEEEKQLFKKLKSLRQD; encoded by the coding sequence ATGGAATTCAAAGATTATTACAAAATCCTTGGTGTTGATAAAAACGCAACTCAGGAAGAGATAAAAAAAGCTTATCGTAAGCTTGCGATGAAATATCATCCTGATCGTAATCCTGGTGATAAATCTGCTGAGGAAAAATTTAAAGAGATTACCGAAGCAAATGAAGTTCTAAGCGACCCCGAGAAAAGAAAAAAGTACGATACGCTTGGTGCGAATTGGAAACAATATGAACACGCTGGTCATGGTTTTGATGACTTTTTCTCCCAATTTAGCGGCACTCAAACTGGTGGGGGACGAACATATACATTTTCAGGTGATTTGGGCGACTTATTTGGCAACTTAGGTGGTTTCTCCGATTTTTTTGAATCGTTTTTTGGTTCAAGAGGAAGAAGACAAACAGGTAGCTTTACAACATCTGATTTTCAGCAACAAGCCACCGCTGGGGGAATTGACCTTGAAGCAGACTTAAATATTACTCTTGAAGAAGCATTTAATGGTGGAGAAAGAATAATAACCGTAGATGGTAAAAAGGTAAAAATAAAAATCACCCCTGGCACAAAGGATGGACAGAAATTAAGACTAAAGGGATTGGGAAGAGCACGTTCTCATAATGGTCAGAAAGGAGACTTGTATCTTAATATTCATATCCTTCAACATCCATTCTATGAAATTAAAGATAGCGACCTTTATTATAACCTTGACATAGACCTTTACACTGCTGTTTTGGGAGGAAAAGAGTATATCAGAACTTTAGATGGTAAAACAATAAGCATTAACATTCCGGAAGGAACAGATTCCGGCAGCATACTGAGGTTGAAAAATCTTGGAATGCAGAAAGAAAACGGAAGGGGAGACTTGTTTGTTAGAATTAATGTTACAGTACCCAAAAATCTCACTGAAGAAGAAAAACAATTATTCAAAAAATTAAAGAGTTTAAGACAAGATTAA
- a CDS encoding Hsp20/alpha crystallin family protein, with product MTLVKFNPVRDLLNFEREFNRMFNALESRFGISRAPEIDEEYENAVWMPLTDIYEDNDKYTLKVDLPGIKKEDVKINYANGKLSISGERVQESETKDAKWHRIEKSYGKYYRSFTLPEQIQEDKISAEFKDGLLTITIPKAEEAKPKEIEIKVK from the coding sequence ATGACACTCGTAAAATTCAATCCAGTTCGTGATCTTCTGAACTTTGAGAGAGAGTTTAACAGAATGTTTAATGCTTTAGAAAGCCGTTTCGGAATTAGCAGAGCTCCAGAAATTGATGAGGAATATGAAAATGCTGTTTGGATGCCTTTAACCGACATCTATGAAGACAATGACAAATATACATTAAAAGTTGATCTTCCTGGCATCAAAAAAGAGGATGTAAAGATCAACTATGCTAATGGTAAGCTTAGCATTAGTGGTGAAAGAGTTCAGGAGAGCGAAACCAAGGATGCTAAATGGCACAGAATAGAAAAATCATATGGCAAATATTACAGATCCTTCACATTGCCAGAACAAATTCAGGAAGACAAAATCTCTGCTGAGTTCAAAGATGGATTATTAACCATCACAATACCAAAAGCCGAAGAAGCTAAACCAAAAGAAATCGAGATTAAAGTTAAATAA
- the mnmE gene encoding tRNA uridine-5-carboxymethylaminomethyl(34) synthesis GTPase MnmE → MKEDTIIALATPPGVGAISVLRISGPSSFILTDMLFRGNTKINDSPGYRIYYGDLVDSNENHIDDVLVSVFRAPNSYTGEDSVEISTHGNPLIAQKIIGEFLKLGKIRLAEPGEFTKRAFLNNKIDLSQAEAVADIIHARSEASLRGARNQLDGLLSKKVGKLRESLVNATSFVELELDFAEEDIEFVNTEELLKRIDEIIIEIDSLLETYNIGRVIRDGVNVALVGKPNVGKSSILNYFLKESRSIVSEIPGTTRDIIREEISIEGILFRLYDTAGLRDSDNPIEEEGIKRSREVLRNADIILFIEDTQQGIAQDLLEELMNISSGDKIIRVINKIDLVDKNNSDANVKISAKTGQGMNELLKILVQKAIGMEYYTEKTAIVTNLRHYSCLKKARESLLNARDSVIKKNSGEFISVDLRNASISLGEIIGEVTTDDILNNIFMKFCIGK, encoded by the coding sequence TTGAAAGAAGATACAATAATTGCATTGGCAACTCCTCCAGGAGTTGGGGCGATTTCTGTCTTAAGAATAAGTGGTCCCTCGAGTTTTATACTGACGGATATGTTGTTCAGGGGAAATACTAAGATTAATGATTCACCGGGTTATAGAATTTATTATGGTGATTTAGTAGACTCAAATGAGAACCACATAGATGATGTTTTGGTGTCGGTTTTCAGAGCGCCAAACTCATATACCGGAGAAGATAGTGTCGAAATCAGCACTCATGGTAATCCATTGATAGCTCAAAAAATAATAGGGGAGTTTTTAAAGTTAGGAAAAATAAGGTTGGCAGAGCCAGGAGAGTTTACTAAAAGAGCATTCTTAAATAATAAAATTGATCTATCTCAGGCCGAAGCAGTTGCAGATATAATTCATGCCAGAAGCGAAGCCTCTCTTCGGGGAGCCAGAAATCAACTTGATGGACTACTATCCAAAAAAGTGGGGAAGCTTAGAGAATCCTTGGTTAATGCTACATCTTTTGTTGAATTAGAACTTGATTTTGCTGAAGAAGATATTGAGTTTGTGAATACCGAAGAATTACTAAAAAGAATTGATGAAATAATTATTGAGATAGATTCCTTGCTTGAGACTTATAATATCGGAAGGGTAATCCGGGATGGTGTTAATGTTGCATTGGTAGGAAAGCCAAATGTAGGCAAATCATCTATACTTAACTATTTTCTAAAGGAATCAAGGTCAATCGTCAGTGAAATTCCGGGTACTACCCGAGATATAATTCGTGAAGAAATATCAATTGAAGGAATTCTTTTTAGACTATATGATACTGCCGGTCTTAGAGATTCTGATAATCCTATTGAAGAAGAGGGAATTAAAAGAAGCCGTGAAGTTTTAAGAAATGCCGATATAATTTTGTTTATTGAGGATACTCAGCAAGGAATTGCCCAAGATTTACTTGAGGAGTTAATGAATATTTCAAGTGGAGATAAAATAATAAGAGTTATTAATAAAATTGATTTGGTAGATAAAAACAATTCAGATGCGAATGTAAAAATTTCAGCAAAAACCGGGCAGGGAATGAATGAATTATTAAAAATTCTTGTTCAAAAGGCAATCGGTATGGAATATTATACAGAGAAAACAGCAATAGTAACAAACCTTAGGCACTATAGCTGCCTTAAAAAAGCTCGGGAATCGTTGCTGAATGCCCGGGATTCGGTCATAAAGAAAAACAGCGGAGAATTCATATCGGTTGATTTAAGAAATGCCTCAATAAGTTTGGGAGAAATTATCGGTGAAGTAACAACCGATGATATACTAAATAACATTTTTATGAAATTTTGTATTGGAAAGTAA